One Arthrobacter sp. StoSoilB20 DNA segment encodes these proteins:
- a CDS encoding metal-dependent transcriptional regulator: MKTSTPSSSIEDYVKVIYSYTEWQDKPITSSQLAQRLGVANSSVSEMVRKLKDQGLVDHQPYSAIRLTPAGMRLALAMVRRHRLIETYLVEELGYSWDEVHDEAEMLEHAVSDTFIERMSAKLGHPVRDPHGDPIPSADGSVDLPHAYRMIELDQGHSGRITRISDENPELLRYLAAEDIALDAPVEVMGRKPFGGALVVRIGSGVKGREFDLADEVASALWVQSAGVHEGCVLQGR; encoded by the coding sequence GTGAAGACCAGTACGCCCTCCTCCTCGATCGAGGACTACGTCAAGGTCATCTACTCCTATACGGAGTGGCAAGACAAGCCGATTACCTCCTCCCAGCTTGCCCAGCGCCTTGGTGTGGCCAATTCTTCCGTGTCCGAAATGGTCCGGAAGCTCAAGGACCAGGGCTTGGTGGACCACCAACCGTACAGTGCCATCCGCCTGACCCCTGCCGGCATGCGGCTTGCACTGGCCATGGTGCGCCGCCACCGCCTCATCGAGACCTACCTGGTGGAAGAACTCGGGTACAGCTGGGACGAGGTCCATGACGAAGCCGAGATGCTGGAGCATGCGGTTTCGGATACCTTCATTGAGCGCATGTCCGCCAAACTGGGCCATCCCGTCCGGGATCCGCACGGAGATCCCATCCCGTCGGCAGACGGTTCGGTTGATCTTCCACACGCTTACCGCATGATCGAGCTCGACCAAGGCCATTCGGGCCGTATCACCCGGATCAGCGATGAGAACCCTGAACTCCTCAGGTACCTCGCTGCCGAAGACATTGCACTGGACGCCCCGGTCGAAGTGATGGGACGCAAACCATTCGGGGGTGCCTTGGTGGTGCGGATCGGATCCGGGGTCAAGGGCCGTGAATTCGATCTCGCCGACGAAGTGGCCTCGGCGCTGTGGGTTCAAAGCGCCGGGGTTCACGAAGGCTGCGTCCTCCAGGGCCGCTGA